The Candidatus Limnocylindrales bacterium nucleotide sequence ACCTGGTCGAGCGCGATCCGCTCGAGCTGCGTCCGCCGCTCGCCGCGCTCGTCGCAGATGCGCGCGCGGCGTCGGCGCAGAAAATCGAAGACGACGCCGCGGCCGCAGCCAAGCCTCCCGCGCCAGGCGAATCCGCCGAATGGATCGCGCGCACCGCGCTGTGCGTCGAGGCGCGCGGCGGCCGCCTGTATGTGTTCCTTCCGCCGGTCGAAACGCTCGAGGATTATCTCGACTGCCTGCGCGCGGTGGAAGACACCGCGGTCGGGCTCGCGCTTCCGATCATCCTCGAAGGCTACGCGCCGCCGGCTGACCCTCGCCTGAATGTGCTCAAGCTGACGCCCGATCCCGGCGTCATCGAAGTCAACGTGCAGCCGTCGCATTCGTGGAGCGAAATGGTCGACCTGACCGAGTTCGTCTACGAGGAAGCGCGCCAGACGCGGCTCGGGACCGAGAAGTTCCTGCTCGACGGACGCCACAGCGGCACCGGCGGCGGCAACCACATCGTGCTCGGCGGCGCGACGGCCGCGGATTCCCCGATCCTGCGGCGGCCGGATCTGCTCCGCAGCCTCGTCTCGTACTGGCAGAACCATCCTTCGCTTTCGTTCCTGTTCAGCGGCCTGTTCATCGGGCCGACCAGCCAGCATCCGCGCATCGACGAAGCCCGCAACGATTCGCTCTACGAGCTCGAGATCGCGTTCGCGCAGATTCCCGACGACGGGCCGTGCCCGCCGTGGCTCGTCGACCGGCTGTTTCGAAACCTTCTCGTCGACGCCACCGGCAACACGCATCGCAGCGAATTCTGCATCGACAAGCTCTACGCGCCGGAGACGGCGACCGGGCGGCTCGGCCTGCTCGAGATGCGCGCGTTCGAGATGCCGCCGCACGCGCGCATGAGCCTCGCGCAGCAGCTCCTGCTTCGCACGCTGGTGGCCGCATTCTGGAAGAAGCCGTATCGACGCAAGCTCGTGCGCTGGGGCAGCTCGATCCACGATCGCTGGATGCTGCCGCACTTCGTCTGGAACGACTTGTGCGACGTCGTGGGCGAGCTTGCGGCCGATGGCTATGCGGTGCGGCCCGAATGGTTCGCGCCGCATTTCGAATTTCGCTTCCCGCAGATCGGAGACCTCGATGCGGCGGGCGTGCATCTTGAGATCCGCACTGCGCTCGAGCCGTGGCACGTGCTCGGAGAAGAACCGGGCGGCGCCAGCACGGCGCGCTACGTCGACTCGTCTCTGGAGCGCGTGCAGGTCAAGGTCCGCGGCCTGACCGATTCGCGTCACGTCGTTGCGGTCAACGGCTGGTCATTGCCGCTTCATCCGACGGGGACGCACGGTGAGGGAGTCGCGGGCGTGCGCTATCGCGCATGGCAGCCGCCGAACTGCCTGCATCCGACGATCAAGGTCCACGCGCCGCTGGTGTTCGACCTCGTCGACACATGGACCGGCAGAAGCATCGCCGGCTGCACGTACCACGTGAGCCATCCGGGAGGGCGCAGCTACGAGACGTTTCCCGTCAACGCATACGAGGCCGAAAGCCGCCGCCTGTCGCGCTTCTTCCGCAACTCGCACACGCCCGGCCCGCTGACGGCGCGAAGCGGACAGGCCAGCCGCGAATACCCGTTCACGCTCGACCTTCGTGCGCCGGGAGGCACCGCGGGACGCACCGGATGAGCACCGCGCCGGTTGGTGACAGGCGCGCGTTGAGAAAAGGATGCGAGCGGTGAGCACGGTCGGTCTCAGCGAGAATCCTGCAGGCGCCGATCCGGAGGCGGGCCGGTCACCGCTTCTTGCTGCCTACGGGCGCCCAGAGCGCGCGCCAGCGCGCGATCAGACAGACCGCGCGCCAGCGCGCGATCAGACAAACCGCGCGTCAGAGAGCGATCAGCAGGAAGCCGTTTTCGACGAAGTGCTCGACAGCACGGGACAGGTGCGCCCGCACTACGCGGGCCTCGTCGCCGAGCTCGACGATCTCGGCGAAGCCGAGCTCGGCCGCCGCTCCGAAGCGGGCCGGCGCATCAGCCACGAGCAGGGCGTCGCCTACAATGTCTACGGCGAGCCGCGCGGCAGCGAGCGCGCGTGGGAGCTCGATCCGGTCCCGTTCCTGATTTCTTCCGCCGAATGGACGGCGCTCGAGAAAGCGCTCGTGCAGCGCGCAACGCTGCTCAATCGCATTCTCGCCGACTGCTACGGCTCGCAGCAGCTGCTGCGCTCGAGCTGGCTGCCGCCGGCGCTCGTCTTTGCGCAGCCCGACTTCCTGCGGCCGCTCCACGACGTGCGCGTGCCGCGCGACACGTTCCTGCACTTCTATGCCGCCGATCTCGCCCGTTCGCCCGACGGCCAGTGGTGGGTCACGTCCGACCGCACGCAGGTTCCGACGGGAGCCGGCTACGCGCTTGCCAACCGCATGGTCACGTCGCGCATCCTGCCGGAAGCATTTCGCAACTGCGCGGTGCAGCGTCTCGCCGGTTTCTTCCGCGAGGTTCAGCGCACGCTTGCCGAGCTCGCACCGCGCGGCAACGAGAATCCGCGCGTCGTGCTTCTGACTCCCGGCCCGTACAACGACACGTACTTCGAGCAGACGTGGCTCGCGCGCTATCTCGGCTACTCGCTGGTCGAAGGCCAGGACCTTACGGTGCGCGACGACCGCGTCTACCTGAAGACGCTCGGAGGCCTCGAGCCGGTCGACGTGATCCTCCGCCGCGTCGACGACGACTTCTGCGATCCGCTCGAGCTGCGCAACGAATCGGTGCTCGGCGTGCCGGGCCTGGTCGAAGCGCTGCGCGCCGGCAACGTGACGGTCGCCAACGCGCTCGGCAGCGGGCTCGTGCAGAGCCCTGCATTCATGGGATTCCTGCCCGGCCTCTGCCGTCATCTGCTCGGCGAAGAGCTGGCGCTTCCGTCGGTCGCGACGTGGTGGTGCGGACAGAAAGACGCCGGCGAATACGTGCTCGAGCATCTCGACGAAGTCGTCGTGAAGTCGACGTTCCGCTCCTCGCTTCCCGGCAGCAGGATCGGCGGAGAGATGACGCCCGACGAACGCGAGGCGCTGCGCCAGCGGATCCTGTTCCAGCCGCACCTGTTCGTCGGTCAGGAGCGCGTGCCGCTTGCGACGGCGCCGTCGTGGAACGGCACCAGCGTGCAGCCGAGGCCGGTCGCGCTTCGCGTGTATCTCGTGGCGACGCAGGACGGCTACGCGGTCATGCCCGGCGGCCTGGCCAGGGTGACGCCCGAAGTTGCCGGCCGGCTGATTTCGACGCAGATCGGAAGCTCGAGCAAGGATACGTGGGTCATCAGCGATGCTCCGGTGCAGGCCAGGAGCCTGCTGCAGGTTGCACGCGACGAAGACATCGAGCTCCGGCGCGTCGGAAACAATCTTCCGAGCAGGCTCGCGGACAACTACTACTGGCTCGGCCGCTACGGCGAGCGCAGCGACGCCACCGCGCGCCTGCTGCGCGCCGCATTGCTGCGATTCTCGCTCGAGAGCGCGCGCGACGTCGGGCCCTTGCTGTCGCTCATTCAGCCGGTGCTCGAAACGCTGACGGCGCAGGACCAGCTTCCCGGCCTCCGCGAAAACCCGCTGCTGCGCGACGATCCGGAAGGGCTCGAAGCCGAGCTTCTCGCCACGATCTTCGACGCCGAGCGCAAAGGCAGCCTGATGTCGCTCGCGGATCAGCTGCAGAAGCTCGTGATCCTCGTGCGCGACCGCTCGTCCAACGACCTGTGGCGCGTGCTGCGTACACTGGACGACGGATTGGCTCCGGCTGCTGCCGCAGCCGGTCCGATGCTGGCCGGCGATGCGGTGCGCGTGCTCAACCACGTGATCCTCGGGATCGCTGCGTTTCACGGGCTGGCGCGCGAGAACATGACGCGTGCGCAGGGCTGGCGTTTCCTCGACATCGGCGTGCGCATCGAACGGGCGATGTACCTGTCCACGTTTCTCGCGAGCGCGCTGCAGAGCCCGGAAGCCGAGAACCCGAGCGTGCTCGAGACAGTCCTCGAAGTTGCCGACTGCACCATCACATACCGCTCGCGCTACAACCTGCTGCCGAACATCGCCGCGGTCTACGATCTCGTCATGCTCGACGACACCAATCCGCGCTCGCTGTTCTTCCAGCTGAACTCGATCCTCCGGCATCTCGAGAAGCTTCCGCGTGCGCGCGAGTCGGCGCTGCCGAGCGCGGCCGACCGCATCCTGATTGCGAGCCTGTCGCGGCTGCAGCTGCTCGATCCGCGGCCGCTCGCGCGAATGGCCGGCGCGTGGCACGAGAGCGAAACCGGACAGCTCCTTCGCGACATCCTGATCGAGCTGCCGCGTTTCTCGGACCTGATCGCCGTCAGCTATTTTGCTCATTCGGAGATTTCGCACGCCGGATGGGCGTCGCGTCGCAGCGGCGCCGGAGAATCGATCGTCAGCCAGATCGCGTCGATGGCGAGAAACGAAGGCCGCACGCCGGGAACGGTGCTGTGAACTACCGCATCAGCCATCGCACGGTCTACGACTACTCCGAGCCGGTGACGGTCTCGCATCACGCCGCGCGACTGACGCCGCGGATCACGCGCGGACAGACGTTCGAGGACTTCACGATCCACATCGAGCCGGAGCCGACGATCCGCAAGCTGCGCCTCGACTACTTCGGCAACGGCGTGTGCTTCTTCAGCATCCAGTCGATTCACCAGCGCCTCGAAGTCACCGCCAGCAGTATCGTCGTCACGTCGTCGGAGACACCGGTCGCAACCGGCCTGTCTCCGGGATGGGAGAGCGTTGCGCGACTGTTTCGCGATCCGGTTTCGCCGGACGTCGTCGAGCCGTTTCAGTTCGTGTTCGACTCGCCGCTGCTTTGCGCATCGCCGGAGCTCGCGGCTTACGCGGCGCCGTCGTTCACGCCCGGGCGGCCGCTGCTCGCCGCCGTCTCCGATCTCACGCAGCGGATCTACAGGGAGTTCGAGTACGATCCGGTCGCGACGACGGTCTCCACGCCGCCCGCCGAAGTCTTCGCCGCGCGCCACGGCGTCTGTCAGGACTTCGCGCACGTGGCGATCGCGTGCCTGCGTTCGATGGGGCTGCCGGCTCGGTACGTGAGTGGCTACCTTCGTACGATTCCCGCACCGGGCCAGCCGAAGCTCGTCGGTGCCGACGCGTCGCATGCGTGGTTTTCGGTGTTCAGTCCCGGTCTCGGCTGGGTCGATTTCGATCCGACCAACGGCGTGATGCCATCAGAAGACCACATCAGCGTGGCGTTCGGCCGCGATTTCAGCGACGTGAGCCCGCTCAGCGGCATCATCACCGGCGGCGGCGAGCACACCGTCGACGTTGCGGTCGACGTCGACGCGAGCTGAAAAAAGGGGACAGGTACATTTAAATTTCGCGTGAAAAAACGCGCCCGTTGATTTTACGACGTTTTTTTAATTGTACCTGTCCCCTTTTAAATTCCGTCGATACGCTGCCAGATCTCTTCGGCGACTTTGTCGACGTGGGGGCTCATTGCGCCCGTGACCTGCGTTCGAACGGTGTCGCGGGTTTTTTCGCGTCCGTCGTCGATGATCGCCTGCATGCGGCTTTCGGAAAGGATCGTCGCGGCCAGCCAGCCGGGAAGCTCGTACTCCTTGACGGCGGCCGTGATCGCTTCGCGTCCGAACCACAGGCCTGCGCCCGCGGCGACGAGACCGCCGACGGCACCGATGACGAACGCGAGCGGCCCGCTGTGGACGACTCCGACGAGCACCGCAACGCCGACGGCCTTTCCGAAGCCGCCGCTGATGGTTCCGGTCGCGATCGCGACGGCGCCCGAGACGGCAAGGCCGACCGCATCGGTCAGGCTGTCGCCGATCGGAGCGACGAGCCGGCCGGCTGCCGCGCCGCCGTCGTCGTCGAGAATCGCGCGGCGCGCTTCCGGATCGATCGTGATCGAGTTTCCGAGCCGCCTGGAAATGATCTTCTCGACCGCGAGCGTAAGAACCGATTCGAACCGCTGCTGCGCGCTGCGGACTTTTTCCGCGAGTTCGCCGCTGAAACTTTCGACGGCGGACTGGATGCGAAGCTCGAGATCCGTCAGCCGTCCGCCGTTCTCGCGGAACCGGGCCAGCTCGGAGCGGATCGACGCATCGAAAAGATTGGCGCACACGTATTCGCCGACGTCTTCGGCCATCGCATCCACTTCGACGAGATACGCCGTGCGGATTTCGGCGAGCACGCCCTGGCGGCGCGATTCGCGCCACTGGTGGAGCCGGCTCTGGAAATAGCGGTCGGCGAAAGAAACCTGCACGGCCGACGCGAGCCGCCTGATGCGGCCCGACTCCCACATCCACAGCAGCAGGCGCGGGATCGCGACGACGACGAGTGCGGTCAGCGCGTACAGGTGAATCCACTGCGCGGCCGGCACGCCGCTCTCGCTCGTCAACTGGCGGAAATCGAGCCGCGATGCGAGATCGATGCGGAGCACCGCGGCCGCCGGGCCGAGGAGCGTGCTCAGCAGGAACGAGACGGCCGACTCGCTGCGAATGAACGTGCTGCGCCAGACGACGTTGTAGTCGAAGAACAGCCCGCGGATGTACATGCCGGCAACGGCGCCGCTGACGAGGCCGAGCGCTCCGAGATGCAGCAGGCGCTCGATACGAAGACTCGTCAGCTCGCGCGCCGAGCGCACCCAGTGCACGAGAAACGACGCGATGCCTGCGGCCCAGCGCTTTTCGTCTTCGACCGCCGCTCGCGCGCCGGATCGCCACCGCAGCCAGCGCTGCCAGACGCTCTCGGCAATCAGCATCCGGAAAAGCCACGGAAGCTCCGCAGCCTGCTCGCTCGCCGATTCGCGCACGGGCGGAGCGGAGCCGGCCACGTCGCGGATCGCGATCGCATCGGAGCCGGCGCTTCGCATTCGACGTCGGATCGAACGCACGAGCAGCAGCACGTACAGAACGAGGTTCCACGCGACCAGCGCGAGGATCGGATTGAAAAGGATGTGGATCTTCCCGGACGGCCCGAGCTCGTTCGACAGC carries:
- a CDS encoding transglutaminase family protein; translation: MNYRISHRTVYDYSEPVTVSHHAARLTPRITRGQTFEDFTIHIEPEPTIRKLRLDYFGNGVCFFSIQSIHQRLEVTASSIVVTSSETPVATGLSPGWESVARLFRDPVSPDVVEPFQFVFDSPLLCASPELAAYAAPSFTPGRPLLAAVSDLTQRIYREFEYDPVATTVSTPPAEVFAARHGVCQDFAHVAIACLRSMGLPARYVSGYLRTIPAPGQPKLVGADASHAWFSVFSPGLGWVDFDPTNGVMPSEDHISVAFGRDFSDVSPLSGIITGGGEHTVDVAVDVDAS
- a CDS encoding DUF2868 domain-containing protein yields the protein MLEADAARVLLVRAIEEHGAVAIDDAAQAAAFAEAGDCDDVGSWFARRAASLLENFPRRELCRAILQLPRLPDSAASLVLGLGFAVGVLSNELGPSGKIHILFNPILALVAWNLVLYVLLLVRSIRRRMRSAGSDAIAIRDVAGSAPPVRESASEQAAELPWLFRMLIAESVWQRWLRWRSGARAAVEDEKRWAAGIASFLVHWVRSARELTSLRIERLLHLGALGLVSGAVAGMYIRGLFFDYNVVWRSTFIRSESAVSFLLSTLLGPAAAVLRIDLASRLDFRQLTSESGVPAAQWIHLYALTALVVVAIPRLLLWMWESGRIRRLASAVQVSFADRYFQSRLHQWRESRRQGVLAEIRTAYLVEVDAMAEDVGEYVCANLFDASIRSELARFRENGGRLTDLELRIQSAVESFSGELAEKVRSAQQRFESVLTLAVEKIISRRLGNSITIDPEARRAILDDDGGAAAGRLVAPIGDSLTDAVGLAVSGAVAIATGTISGGFGKAVGVAVLVGVVHSGPLAFVIGAVGGLVAAGAGLWFGREAITAAVKEYELPGWLAATILSESRMQAIIDDGREKTRDTVRTQVTGAMSPHVDKVAEEIWQRIDGI
- a CDS encoding circularly permuted type 2 ATP-grasp protein, whose product is MSTVGLSENPAGADPEAGRSPLLAAYGRPERAPARDQTDRAPARDQTNRASESDQQEAVFDEVLDSTGQVRPHYAGLVAELDDLGEAELGRRSEAGRRISHEQGVAYNVYGEPRGSERAWELDPVPFLISSAEWTALEKALVQRATLLNRILADCYGSQQLLRSSWLPPALVFAQPDFLRPLHDVRVPRDTFLHFYAADLARSPDGQWWVTSDRTQVPTGAGYALANRMVTSRILPEAFRNCAVQRLAGFFREVQRTLAELAPRGNENPRVVLLTPGPYNDTYFEQTWLARYLGYSLVEGQDLTVRDDRVYLKTLGGLEPVDVILRRVDDDFCDPLELRNESVLGVPGLVEALRAGNVTVANALGSGLVQSPAFMGFLPGLCRHLLGEELALPSVATWWCGQKDAGEYVLEHLDEVVVKSTFRSSLPGSRIGGEMTPDEREALRQRILFQPHLFVGQERVPLATAPSWNGTSVQPRPVALRVYLVATQDGYAVMPGGLARVTPEVAGRLISTQIGSSSKDTWVISDAPVQARSLLQVARDEDIELRRVGNNLPSRLADNYYWLGRYGERSDATARLLRAALLRFSLESARDVGPLLSLIQPVLETLTAQDQLPGLRENPLLRDDPEGLEAELLATIFDAERKGSLMSLADQLQKLVILVRDRSSNDLWRVLRTLDDGLAPAAAAAGPMLAGDAVRVLNHVILGIAAFHGLARENMTRAQGWRFLDIGVRIERAMYLSTFLASALQSPEAENPSVLETVLEVADCTITYRSRYNLLPNIAAVYDLVMLDDTNPRSLFFQLNSILRHLEKLPRARESALPSAADRILIASLSRLQLLDPRPLARMAGAWHESETGQLLRDILIELPRFSDLIAVSYFAHSEISHAGWASRRSGAGESIVSQIASMARNEGRTPGTVL